In Candidatus Bathyarchaeia archaeon, the following are encoded in one genomic region:
- a CDS encoding GNAT family N-acetyltransferase gives MSFQVVDGKSYAFKDADLWALAEMETHPDVVKWNIGTGTDDTNKMYNLFKEAINKLPREKDQIFLVGKLDGKVVGFIGIHCETKCSMPVGNVGITIHPNYWNMGFGTLLLKAGVAKAREEGLMKLEVETLFSNKAMIKIAEKVGFKVESICKKLIKKSGKREDIALLSMFLK, from the coding sequence GTGTCATTTCAGGTAGTCGATGGAAAAAGTTATGCGTTTAAAGACGCGGATTTGTGGGCACTTGCTGAGATGGAGACGCATCCAGACGTGGTGAAATGGAATATCGGCACCGGCACAGATGATACGAATAAAATGTATAATCTGTTTAAGGAGGCTATCAATAAGCTTCCAAGGGAAAAGGACCAGATTTTTCTTGTTGGAAAATTGGACGGAAAAGTTGTGGGTTTTATTGGAATACATTGTGAAACTAAATGCTCAATGCCTGTTGGAAATGTGGGTATAACAATCCATCCGAACTATTGGAATATGGGTTTCGGAACGCTGTTGCTGAAAGCTGGAGTGGCAAAAGCTCGAGAGGAAGGACTTATGAAACTTGAGGTGGAAACTCTTTTCTCAAACAAAGCCATGATAAAGATTGCAGAAAAAGTGGGATTTAAAGTTGAAAGTATATGCAAGAAACTGATTAAGAAAAGCGGAAAACGCGAAGATATAGCACTATTAAGCATGTTTCTGAAATAA
- a CDS encoding tyrosine-type recombinase/integrase, which produces METQTERPSVGGTEQLKDAKGKIVEYCFYMQKKGYAEATIRLHRTALKTLVQRGADLFDSENVKEVIAKQKWGENRKRNVIGAYDRFLKFAGLTWDKPFCKARTQKIPFIPTERELDDLISGTGKKLSTFLQLLKETAMRCGEAKRLQWIDVDFEKNIVRLNDPEKGSNPRMWKVSQKLIAMLNALPRESVRVFGDGPINSMKTTFIKARRRLAAKLQNPRLLSISFHTFRHWKATMLYHQTKDPYYVKQFLGHKELRNTEIYINIERTMFEQGSDEFTVKVAETPEEVKALLEVGFEYVCQKDNLIFLRKRK; this is translated from the coding sequence GTGGAAACCCAAACTGAAAGGCCGAGTGTGGGCGGCACAGAGCAGCTTAAAGACGCTAAAGGCAAAATAGTTGAATACTGTTTCTACATGCAAAAGAAAGGCTATGCAGAGGCTACCATCCGACTTCACAGAACCGCATTAAAAACTTTAGTTCAGAGAGGTGCTGATTTGTTTGATTCAGAAAATGTTAAAGAAGTCATTGCAAAACAAAAGTGGGGTGAAAATAGAAAGCGTAATGTTATAGGCGCTTATGACCGCTTCCTTAAATTTGCTGGTTTAACATGGGATAAGCCATTCTGCAAAGCGCGAACCCAAAAGATACCTTTCATACCAACTGAAAGAGAACTTGATGATTTAATATCTGGAACAGGTAAAAAACTCAGCACGTTTTTACAATTGCTTAAAGAAACCGCAATGAGATGTGGAGAAGCGAAAAGACTTCAATGGATAGACGTAGATTTTGAAAAGAACATAGTAAGGCTTAACGATCCTGAGAAAGGTTCTAACCCGAGAATGTGGAAGGTGAGCCAAAAGTTGATTGCTATGCTTAACGCTTTGCCGAGAGAAAGTGTAAGAGTATTTGGAGACGGCCCAATAAATTCAATGAAGACAACATTTATAAAAGCACGAAGGCGTTTAGCTGCTAAACTGCAAAACCCAAGACTGCTAAGCATAAGCTTTCACACCTTTAGACATTGGAAGGCTACAATGCTCTATCATCAAACAAAAGATCCATATTACGTTAAGCAGTTCTTAGGCCATAAAGAGTTAAGAAACACGGAAATCTACATTAACATTGAGAGAACCATGTTTGAGCAAGGAAGTGATGAGTTCACGGTTAAAGTAGCTGAAACGCCTGAGGAAGTTAAAGCTTTATTGGAAGTCGGATTTGAGTATGTATGCCAAAAAGATAACCTAATATTTCTAAGGAAGCGTAAGTGA
- a CDS encoding ABC transporter substrate-binding protein: protein MKKVLLVTLLLSTLLTLSIPQVTCAAPPNPYELIVDTITGATPITLDPANCYDMASAELLFNIYETLIFFDGERYDYFIPQLAEQVWIAPPDPAAPPYTNYTIYFKIRENVPFHTWCRSDLSPVPTWDQYYLTTEDIEHSFERLMVYDYPGGPQWTIYEPLLDAFSADPSDPTFGEKIDNAIQRNDTHVWLNIANKNLTIGGSVSFTPIALFDLATKRQRSSFWDEIANKPIGYSLRIFFQVISQSWCSIMSKPWLADFVDPEAEAAGHPTGEWLGTWENWTLYHYPTSPLEPELPCVDMIPMSATSPGVTCGTGPYILDRLDFASEWSVVKFDDYWGGWPAGWPNMYGCKPAGWVTRLTVRQRDALTCVNEFVNGDCDFAHYGSRSRWPYFHVNGDIWKETLNGIRLQYWQVPELEIQSFFFTFNITPAGGTYGKINDYGVLSEDGIPRDFFNDIHVRKAFTYCMNFTYLINDLLGGMAYQPITFAPSGLPYVNPTQSYYSFDIEKAKEEFSLAWNGQLLSAGFTITLPYTDTFSGSVCQNIAQRIMNIGNEIAGGKFHVQTKMVSWGQFSQALQRHELPTFMVGWLSDSADIHHFAYPILHSNGTFASCQNYKNQTIDDLIENGVRVPDGPLRQSIYYQLEELYYEDVPSVPLYSSVKRCYLRDRVYGYYYNVLYPGIFAYNIWKWDYMKGDINYDGKTSMTDIVTIVDSFGSYTYKDKTFAVHSRWNFHCDIDDIPRYRWRDQKIDMGDIVGVLPNFGRIGVPWQSPP from the coding sequence ATGAAAAAAGTTCTGCTTGTTACTTTGTTGTTATCCACTTTGCTGACGCTTTCAATACCGCAAGTGACATGTGCTGCACCACCTAATCCATATGAACTAATAGTGGATACAATAACTGGTGCCACCCCCATTACTTTGGATCCTGCTAACTGTTATGATATGGCAAGCGCTGAACTGCTCTTTAATATTTACGAGACTCTGATTTTCTTTGACGGCGAAAGATACGACTATTTCATTCCACAATTGGCTGAACAAGTATGGATTGCACCACCAGACCCAGCAGCACCCCCATACACAAACTACACAATATACTTCAAAATACGCGAAAATGTGCCATTCCACACATGGTGCAGGTCCGACTTGAGTCCAGTGCCAACATGGGACCAATACTACTTAACAACCGAAGACATCGAACACAGTTTCGAACGATTAATGGTATACGACTACCCAGGCGGACCACAATGGACGATTTACGAACCACTTCTAGATGCATTCAGCGCTGATCCGTCAGATCCAACTTTCGGAGAAAAAATCGACAATGCCATCCAACGTAATGATACCCACGTTTGGCTCAACATCGCAAACAAAAACTTAACAATAGGTGGATCTGTCTCATTTACGCCAATTGCGCTCTTTGATCTAGCAACGAAGCGTCAACGTTCCAGTTTCTGGGACGAAATCGCGAACAAGCCAATAGGTTATTCGCTGAGGATTTTCTTCCAAGTCATATCGCAATCATGGTGCTCAATAATGAGCAAGCCGTGGCTTGCGGACTTTGTAGATCCAGAAGCTGAGGCTGCTGGCCACCCAACAGGCGAGTGGCTTGGAACATGGGAAAACTGGACACTCTACCACTACCCAACAAGCCCACTTGAACCAGAGCTTCCATGTGTAGACATGATACCCATGAGCGCTACAAGTCCAGGAGTCACGTGCGGAACAGGACCATACATACTAGACAGATTAGATTTTGCCAGCGAATGGTCTGTGGTGAAGTTTGATGACTATTGGGGCGGCTGGCCAGCTGGTTGGCCAAACATGTATGGCTGCAAACCAGCAGGCTGGGTTACGAGACTAACTGTTAGACAAAGGGATGCATTAACATGCGTAAATGAGTTTGTAAATGGCGACTGCGACTTTGCTCACTATGGGTCACGTTCTAGGTGGCCGTATTTTCATGTAAATGGCGACATATGGAAAGAAACTTTGAACGGCATACGGCTCCAGTATTGGCAGGTGCCTGAGCTAGAAATTCAAAGTTTCTTCTTTACATTTAACATCACACCTGCAGGCGGAACATATGGAAAAATCAATGACTATGGAGTGCTTTCTGAGGATGGAATACCACGGGACTTTTTTAACGATATCCATGTTAGAAAAGCCTTTACATATTGCATGAACTTTACATATCTGATTAATGATTTGCTTGGAGGAATGGCTTATCAACCAATAACTTTTGCACCATCTGGTTTACCCTACGTTAACCCAACGCAAAGCTACTACTCTTTCGACATTGAGAAGGCCAAAGAAGAGTTTTCTCTGGCATGGAATGGACAGCTGCTGAGCGCTGGTTTCACCATAACATTGCCGTATACCGATACATTTAGCGGATCAGTGTGTCAAAATATTGCGCAGCGCATCATGAATATAGGCAATGAGATAGCCGGTGGCAAGTTTCATGTGCAAACCAAAATGGTGTCATGGGGTCAGTTCTCACAAGCACTTCAGAGACATGAATTACCGACATTTATGGTAGGCTGGCTATCTGACTCTGCAGATATACACCATTTTGCTTATCCAATTCTTCACAGCAACGGGACCTTTGCGTCTTGTCAAAACTATAAAAATCAAACAATAGATGACTTAATAGAAAACGGCGTTCGTGTTCCAGACGGTCCATTGAGACAATCAATCTATTATCAACTAGAAGAATTATATTACGAGGACGTTCCATCTGTGCCTTTGTACTCTTCAGTCAAAAGGTGCTATTTGAGAGATAGAGTTTACGGATATTACTATAACGTTCTGTACCCGGGCATCTTCGCATACAACATTTGGAAATGGGATTACATGAAGGGCGATATAAACTACGATGGAAAGACAAGTATGACCGACATAGTAACAATAGTGGATTCTTTTGGTTCTTACACTTATAAAGACAAAACTTTCGCTGTTCATTCTCGTTGGAATTTTCACTGCGACATAGATGACATCCCAAGATACAGATGGCGAGACCAGAAAATCGACATGGGCGACATTGTAGGAGTCCTTCCCAACTTCGGCAGGATAGGTGTTCCTTGGCAATCGCCACCATAA
- a CDS encoding ribbon-helix-helix domain-containing protein: protein MNKNLRITVRVEDSDRKMMEALIQQGKFRSLSDFLRAAIRELLSQNKRCG from the coding sequence ATGAACAAAAACTTAAGGATAACCGTGAGGGTGGAAGACTCTGATAGAAAGATGATGGAAGCACTTATTCAGCAAGGAAAGTTTCGCAGCTTAAGTGACTTTCTAAGAGCAGCTATCCGAGAACTGCTTAGCCAAAACAAACGTTGTGGTTAA
- a CDS encoding 2-thiouracil desulfurase family protein: MFKDSRSGKIALVAHCILNQNSRVFGLAERSSAITEIVNFLIRKDLGVIQLPCPELAYAGISRPPQTKEQYDTAAFRKHCRKIAEGIAKQIQEHEKCGIKLKLVIGVAGSPSCDIADNQNIENSGIFMEELHHALSERGISAPFCRIRYNRLLEDLTELEKIVRD, encoded by the coding sequence ATGTTTAAGGATAGTAGAAGTGGAAAAATCGCTTTGGTTGCACACTGCATCCTTAATCAAAACTCACGGGTTTTCGGATTAGCTGAAAGATCAAGTGCAATAACAGAAATTGTAAATTTTTTAATACGCAAAGACTTAGGCGTTATTCAGTTGCCGTGTCCAGAACTAGCCTATGCAGGAATATCCAGGCCGCCACAAACCAAAGAACAATATGATACAGCAGCTTTTCGAAAGCATTGCAGGAAAATCGCAGAGGGCATCGCAAAGCAAATTCAAGAACATGAAAAGTGCGGGATAAAGTTGAAACTTGTGATAGGCGTTGCTGGGAGTCCAAGCTGTGATATAGCAGATAACCAAAACATAGAGAATTCTGGAATTTTCATGGAAGAACTCCACCATGCACTGAGCGAAAGAGGAATTTCGGCGCCTTTCTGCAGAATACGTTATAACAGATTACTTGAGGACCTAACTGAATTAGAAAAAATAGTTAGGGACTAA
- a CDS encoding dihydrolipoyl dehydrogenase: MKKYDLIVIGTGSAMEIVNVAIQKNPHLKVAVIDKDEPGGICLTRGCIPSKMLLYPAELIRAIENTEELGLTIEVKEINFGKIMERMRTHINAEIETIRNSLSRSKNVDYYHAKAEFTAPYTLKVQDDIISSKTIILCIGSKPSIPPIKGLEKTGYHTSDTILKMKKLPKSIAIIGGGYIAAEYGHFFSAMGAKVTVIGRNPQFLPEEEPEISAVAQKVLGKHMQIIVNHEVHEVIKTSTNMKKLIAFDRENKRTVEITAEEILVATGRSPNTDILRPEKSGIKVDDEGWIQVNEYLETPQLNIWALGDANGKYQFKHAANYEALIVYYNAILKDKVKVDYHAVPHAVFTYPEIASVGLKEKEAIEKHGKDKVLIGFHRFQDTAKGEAMNIKEDYFVKIIVDKENMKILGAHIIGPYASVLIQEIINVMYTHEQSALPIMTAMHIHPALSEVVQKALGSLMNPDMYHHIIEEHYQLSTK; this comes from the coding sequence GTGAAAAAATACGACCTAATAGTGATAGGCACAGGTTCAGCAATGGAAATCGTAAACGTTGCAATCCAAAAAAACCCTCACCTAAAAGTCGCAGTCATAGACAAAGACGAACCAGGTGGAATTTGTCTAACACGAGGTTGTATACCATCTAAAATGCTGCTATATCCAGCCGAACTGATTAGAGCAATAGAAAACACAGAAGAACTTGGCCTAACCATTGAAGTTAAGGAAATAAATTTCGGAAAAATAATGGAAAGAATGAGGACTCACATAAACGCTGAAATAGAAACCATACGAAACAGTCTCTCTCGCTCTAAAAACGTGGATTACTACCACGCCAAAGCCGAGTTCACAGCGCCCTACACGCTAAAAGTTCAAGACGATATAATATCCTCAAAAACGATTATTCTCTGCATTGGCTCCAAACCGTCTATTCCACCAATAAAGGGACTTGAAAAAACTGGCTACCACACCAGCGATACGATTCTAAAAATGAAAAAACTGCCTAAGAGCATAGCTATCATTGGAGGAGGTTACATAGCAGCGGAATATGGACACTTCTTTTCTGCAATGGGAGCAAAAGTCACAGTTATCGGTAGAAATCCGCAATTTTTGCCAGAAGAAGAACCGGAAATCTCAGCAGTCGCCCAAAAAGTGTTAGGAAAACACATGCAAATAATTGTTAACCATGAAGTGCATGAGGTAATAAAAACATCGACAAACATGAAAAAACTCATTGCCTTTGATAGAGAAAATAAACGAACAGTTGAGATAACGGCTGAAGAAATACTGGTTGCTACTGGAAGAAGCCCAAACACCGATATACTTCGTCCAGAAAAAAGCGGAATAAAAGTTGATGATGAAGGATGGATACAAGTCAACGAGTATCTGGAAACTCCACAGCTAAACATCTGGGCGTTAGGCGACGCAAATGGCAAATACCAATTCAAACACGCGGCAAACTATGAAGCCCTCATAGTATATTACAACGCCATACTAAAAGACAAGGTGAAAGTTGACTATCACGCTGTGCCACACGCCGTTTTTACGTATCCTGAAATCGCGAGCGTAGGTCTCAAAGAGAAAGAAGCAATAGAGAAACATGGCAAAGATAAAGTGTTAATAGGGTTCCACAGATTCCAAGATACCGCCAAAGGAGAAGCCATGAACATAAAAGAAGATTATTTTGTCAAGATCATCGTGGATAAAGAAAACATGAAAATATTGGGAGCCCACATTATCGGACCATACGCTTCCGTGCTCATACAAGAGATAATAAACGTAATGTACACTCACGAACAAAGCGCACTGCCCATAATGACTGCAATGCACATTCACCCTGCTTTAAGCGAAGTTGTGCAAAAGGCGCTTGGTTCACTCATGAACCCGGACATGTACCATCATATTATAGAAGAACATTACCAGTTGTCAACTAAATAG
- a CDS encoding zinc-ribbon domain-containing protein produces the protein MTKYTVGEAFSAGIGLALGLTMAQYISQTMKPPERIIKQVIICLRCGNKNPVENKFCGQCGQSLYPPSSTQCVKCGATVPSNMKFCVKCGSPLKETKKTRKKRK, from the coding sequence ATGACTAAATACACCGTCGGCGAAGCTTTCTCCGCTGGAATCGGCTTAGCTTTAGGATTAACTATGGCGCAGTATATTTCTCAAACCATGAAACCACCAGAAAGAATCATTAAACAAGTTATTATCTGCCTACGGTGTGGCAACAAGAACCCCGTTGAAAACAAGTTCTGCGGACAATGCGGCCAATCCCTATACCCACCATCATCTACTCAATGCGTAAAATGTGGAGCAACTGTGCCTTCAAACATGAAATTCTGTGTAAAATGTGGCTCTCCGCTAAAAGAAACAAAGAAAACTAGAAAAAAGAGAAAGTAA